A genomic region of Papaver somniferum cultivar HN1 chromosome 7, ASM357369v1, whole genome shotgun sequence contains the following coding sequences:
- the LOC113295371 gene encoding uncharacterized protein LOC113295371, producing the protein MSQAQLQSDPLNQDLASRERDYVYEYVRLAKFEESAVNQKSRIQWLNLGDTNSSFFHNSLKVRISKNNILALYNNVNEKLEEDQDIAKEFVDFYINLFGEKNGVTSVDPFIDINFGACIQQDDVEYLVKQLTREEIVEALDTIGSSKSPGPYGLSGHFFKACWSIVGDDFVSAVKNFFDKSKLLKEVNSTFITLVAKKENPTIVTNFRPISCCNVVYKCITKILSLRMKKVLSGLISSNQSDFIYGRAIQDNIMVAHEIVRNYDRKRGSPRCALKIDLKKAYDTVSWDAIFYVLKNMGFPDDFIE; encoded by the coding sequence ATGTCTCAAGCTCAACTCCAATCTGATCCTCTTAATCAAGATCTTGCAAGTAGAGAAAGAGACTATGTCTATGAGTATGTCAGACTTGCAAAATTTGAAGAATCTGCTGTTAATCAAAAGTCTAGAATCCAATGGCTGAATTTAGGAGATACTAACTCTTCCTTTTTTCATAATTCTTTGAAAGTCAGAATATCTAAGAACAATATTTTAGCTTTATATAATAATGTTAATGAGAAATTAGAGGAGGATCAAGATATAGCTAAAGAGTTTGTTGATTTCTATATTAACCTCTTTGGAGAAAAGAATGGTGTTACTTCTGTGGATCCCTTTATTGATATTAATTTTGGTGCTTGTATTCAACAGGATGATGTAGAATATTTAGTTAAACAACTTACTAGGGAGGAGATTGTGGAGGCTTTGGATACTATTGGTTCCAGTAAATCCCCTGGACCATATGGGCTCTCAGGTCATTTTTTCAAAGCTTGCTGGAGTATTGTGGGAGATGATTTTGTATCGGCTGTGAAGAATTTCTTTGATAAGTCGAAACTGTTAAAAGAAGTCAATAGTACTTTCATAACTTTGGTGGCTAAGAAAGAGAATCCTACTATAGTTACTAACTTCAGACCTATTTCTTGCTGCAATGTAGTGTACAAGTGCATTACTAAAATTCTCTCTCTTAGAATGAAAAAGGTGTTAAGTGGTCTTATTAGTTCTAACCAGTCTGATTTTATTTATGGAAGGGCTATTCAAGACAATATCATGGTGGCTCATGAAATTGTGAGAAACTATGATAGGAAAAGGGGATCACCTAGATGTGCTTTGAAGATAGACTTGAAGAAGGCTTATGACACTGTTAGCTGGGATGCCATTTTTTATGTGTTAAAGAATATGGGTTTTCCTGATGATTTTATAGAGTAG